A single window of Nicotiana tomentosiformis chromosome 1, ASM39032v3, whole genome shotgun sequence DNA harbors:
- the LOC104101506 gene encoding uncharacterized protein isoform X2, with amino-acid sequence MAYDWACTMERLQSCRFCDAILSVYCGNGHSTCSQEKLVAIRKVILRTLKLLFWGLLLQGGYFHDLDKLKYGVDMNRIRWCGILQRIALAYLVVAIIEITTRQAQPKELPTRWFFIFKIYYWQWVIGACVLIIYLATLYGTYVPDWHFVVQNRDSVDFGKILTVTCNVRGNLDPPCNAVGYIDRQVLGINHLYPRPAWKRSKACTKNSPYAGTFRDDAPLWCFAPFEPEGILSSISAILSTVVGVHFGHVLIHMKDHTSRLLHWVVMGVALLVLGIILHFTDAIPLNKQLYTFSYVCVTSGAAALVFSAFYILVDILNLKYVFLPLEWIGMNAMLVYVMAAGGIFAGFINGWYYEDPHNTLIYWIKKHIFIGVWHSTRVGTLLYVIFAEILFWAIVAGLLHRLGIYWKL; translated from the exons ATGGCCTATGATTGGGCATGCACCATGGAACGGTTGCAATCTTGCAGATTTTGTGATGCCATTCTTTCTGTTTATTGTGGGAATGGCCATAGCACTTGCTCTCAAG AAAAGCTAGTGGCCATCAGAAAGGTGATACTAAGGACTCTCAAACTTCTATTCTGGGGCCTCCTTTTACAAG GGGGTTATTTCCATGATCTTGACAAGCTAAAATATGGTGTCGACATGAATAGGATAAGGTGGTGTGGCATTCTCCAG AGAATTGCTCTCGCTTACTTGGTTGTGGCAATAATAGAAATAACGACTAGACAAGCCCAACCCAAGGAACTACCAACTCGATGGTTCTTCATATTCAAGATATACTATTGGCAATG GGTTATTGGAGCATGTGTCTTAATAATTTACCTGGCCACATTATATGGAACGTATGTTCCTGACTGGCATTTTGTTGTCCAGAACCGGGACAGTGTTGATTTTGGGAAGATTTTAACT GTAACTTGCAACGTGAGAGGAAATCTGGATCCTCCTTGCAATGCAGTGGGTTATATTGACAGACAAGTACTTGGAATCAATCACTTGTATCCACGTCCTGCTTGGAAGAGATCCAAG GCTTGCACTAAAAATTCCCCATACGCGGGAACTTTCAGGGACGATGCTCCATTATGGTGTTTTGCACCATTTGAACCTGAAGGAATTCTGAG CTCGATTTCTGCTATTCTCTCTACAGTTGTTGGAGTTCATTTTGGACATGTCCTTATCCATATGAAG GATCACACATCCAGACTTTTGCATTGGGTTGTCATGGGCGTAGCTCTTTTGGTTTTAGGAATTATTCTCCATTTCACGGATG CTATTCCTTTAAATAAGCAACTATACACCTTCAGCTATGTCTGTGTAACCTCAGGAGCAGCCGCATTAGTGTTCTCTGCTTTCTACATTTTG GTTGATATTTTGAACTTGAAGTATGTATTTCTGCCACTGGAATGGATTGGCATGAATGCCATGCTTGTTTATGTAATGGCCGCCGGAGGAATATTTGCAGGCTTCATCAACGGGTGGTATTATGAGGATCCTCATAATACACTG ATATATTGGATAAAGAAGCACATTTTCATTGGAGTATGGCATTCAACAAGAGTGGGAACTCTTCTTTATGTCATCTTTGCCGAGATTCTGTTCTGGGCTATCGTTGCTGGCCTACTTCATCGATTAGGCATATACTGGAAGCTTTAG
- the LOC104101505 gene encoding probable U6 snRNA-associated Sm-like protein LSm4 isoform X2, whose translation MLPLSLLKTAQGHPMLVELKNGETYNGHLVNCDTWMNIHLREVICTSKDGDRFWRMPECYIRGNTIKYLRVPDEVIDKVQEETKSRADRKPPGVGGRGRGRGRDESAAGRLAKGIGRGMEDAGPKGRGRGGPGAKSGGKGGGRGRG comes from the exons ATG CTTCCGCTCTCTTTGCTCAAGACTGCACAGGGGCATCCCATG TTGGTGGAGCTAAAAAATGGAGAGACTTATAACGGGCATTTGGTGAATTGTGATACTTGGATGAACATCCATCTTCGTGAAGTTATCTGTACATCAAAG GATGGAGATAGATTTTGGAGAATGCCAGAATGTTATATTCGTGGCAATACCATAAAGTATCTTAGAGTTCCTGACGAG GTGATTGATAAAGTTCAGGAAGAAACAAAAAGCCGTGCAG ATAGAAAACCACCTGGTGTTGGAGgacgaggaagaggaagaggtaGGGATGAAAGTGCTGCTGGAAGACTGGCAAAAGGCATTGGGCGTGGAATGGAAGATGCAGGTCCAAAAGGCCGGGGCAGAGGAGGACCTGGTGCCAAGTCTGGTGGAAAAG GTGGAGGCCGTGGACGTGGCTAA
- the LOC104101505 gene encoding probable U6 snRNA-associated Sm-like protein LSm4 isoform X1 produces MLPLSLLKTAQGHPMLVELKNGETYNGHLVNCDTWMNIHLREVICTSKDGDRFWRMPECYIRGNTIKYLRVPDEVIDKVQEETKSRAVHMLLQIENHLVLEDEEEEEVGMKVLLEDWQKALGVEWKMQVQKAGAEEDLVPSLVEKVEAVDVANHLQLETMKQDVSL; encoded by the exons ATG CTTCCGCTCTCTTTGCTCAAGACTGCACAGGGGCATCCCATG TTGGTGGAGCTAAAAAATGGAGAGACTTATAACGGGCATTTGGTGAATTGTGATACTTGGATGAACATCCATCTTCGTGAAGTTATCTGTACATCAAAG GATGGAGATAGATTTTGGAGAATGCCAGAATGTTATATTCGTGGCAATACCATAAAGTATCTTAGAGTTCCTGACGAG GTGATTGATAAAGTTCAGGAAGAAACAAAAAGCCGTGCAG TCCATATGCTTTTGCAGATAGAAAACCACCTGGTGTTGGAGgacgaggaagaggaagaggtaGGGATGAAAGTGCTGCTGGAAGACTGGCAAAAGGCATTGGGCGTGGAATGGAAGATGCAGGTCCAAAAGGCCGGGGCAGAGGAGGACCTGGTGCCAAGTCTGGTGGAAAAG GTGGAGGCCGTGGACGTGGCTAATCATCTTCAGTTAGAGACAATGAAGCAAGATGTGTCACTTTAA
- the LOC138905212 gene encoding secreted RxLR effector protein 161-like produces MASEFFILPIYVDDINLVGTPEELQKAIEYLKKEFEMKDLGKTTLSWSDIAFSVNLLARYNSSPTKRYWNMIKHILRYLKGTLDMSLFYANKGSANLIGYADACYLSDPHKTRYQTGYMFTCGGTVIS; encoded by the exons atggcatccgAATTTTTTATACTTcctatttatgttgatgacataaatcttgttggaactccagaagagctccaaaaggcaattgaatatcttaagaaagagtttgagatgaaagatcttggaaagacaactttgtcttg gtctgacatagcattttctgttaatttactagcaagatataattCTTCTCCTACAAAGAGATATTGGAATAtgattaagcatattttgcgatatttaaagggaactcttgatatgagtttgttttatgctaacaaaggtagtgcaaatcttattggttatgcagatgcatgttatttatctgatccccataaaacTCGATATCAAACCGGATacatgtttacatgtggaggtactgtcatatcatag
- the LOC104101506 gene encoding uncharacterized protein isoform X1 — protein sequence MMADIKVDMEQHHQQQHVIVEAPEMEKQQVKPQKTKRVASLDIFRGLTVALMVLVDDAGGEWPMIGHAPWNGCNLADFVMPFFLFIVGMAIALALKKIPEKLVAIRKVILRTLKLLFWGLLLQGGYFHDLDKLKYGVDMNRIRWCGILQRIALAYLVVAIIEITTRQAQPKELPTRWFFIFKIYYWQWVIGACVLIIYLATLYGTYVPDWHFVVQNRDSVDFGKILTVTCNVRGNLDPPCNAVGYIDRQVLGINHLYPRPAWKRSKACTKNSPYAGTFRDDAPLWCFAPFEPEGILSSISAILSTVVGVHFGHVLIHMKDHTSRLLHWVVMGVALLVLGIILHFTDAIPLNKQLYTFSYVCVTSGAAALVFSAFYILVDILNLKYVFLPLEWIGMNAMLVYVMAAGGIFAGFINGWYYEDPHNTLIYWIKKHIFIGVWHSTRVGTLLYVIFAEILFWAIVAGLLHRLGIYWKL from the exons ATGATGGCTGATATCAAAGTAGATATGGAACAACATCACCAGCAGCAGCATGTTATAGTTGAAGCTCCAGAAATGGAGAAACAACAAGTTAAGCCTCAAAAGACAAAGCGAGTGGCTTCCCTTGATATTTTCAGAGGCCTCACTGTTGCA ctgatggtgttggTTGACGATGCTGGAGGAGAATGGCCTATGATTGGGCATGCACCATGGAACGGTTGCAATCTTGCAGATTTTGTGATGCCATTCTTTCTGTTTATTGTGGGAATGGCCATAGCACTTGCTCTCAAG AAAATACCAGAAAAGCTAGTGGCCATCAGAAAGGTGATACTAAGGACTCTCAAACTTCTATTCTGGGGCCTCCTTTTACAAG GGGGTTATTTCCATGATCTTGACAAGCTAAAATATGGTGTCGACATGAATAGGATAAGGTGGTGTGGCATTCTCCAG AGAATTGCTCTCGCTTACTTGGTTGTGGCAATAATAGAAATAACGACTAGACAAGCCCAACCCAAGGAACTACCAACTCGATGGTTCTTCATATTCAAGATATACTATTGGCAATG GGTTATTGGAGCATGTGTCTTAATAATTTACCTGGCCACATTATATGGAACGTATGTTCCTGACTGGCATTTTGTTGTCCAGAACCGGGACAGTGTTGATTTTGGGAAGATTTTAACT GTAACTTGCAACGTGAGAGGAAATCTGGATCCTCCTTGCAATGCAGTGGGTTATATTGACAGACAAGTACTTGGAATCAATCACTTGTATCCACGTCCTGCTTGGAAGAGATCCAAG GCTTGCACTAAAAATTCCCCATACGCGGGAACTTTCAGGGACGATGCTCCATTATGGTGTTTTGCACCATTTGAACCTGAAGGAATTCTGAG CTCGATTTCTGCTATTCTCTCTACAGTTGTTGGAGTTCATTTTGGACATGTCCTTATCCATATGAAG GATCACACATCCAGACTTTTGCATTGGGTTGTCATGGGCGTAGCTCTTTTGGTTTTAGGAATTATTCTCCATTTCACGGATG CTATTCCTTTAAATAAGCAACTATACACCTTCAGCTATGTCTGTGTAACCTCAGGAGCAGCCGCATTAGTGTTCTCTGCTTTCTACATTTTG GTTGATATTTTGAACTTGAAGTATGTATTTCTGCCACTGGAATGGATTGGCATGAATGCCATGCTTGTTTATGTAATGGCCGCCGGAGGAATATTTGCAGGCTTCATCAACGGGTGGTATTATGAGGATCCTCATAATACACTG ATATATTGGATAAAGAAGCACATTTTCATTGGAGTATGGCATTCAACAAGAGTGGGAACTCTTCTTTATGTCATCTTTGCCGAGATTCTGTTCTGGGCTATCGTTGCTGGCCTACTTCATCGATTAGGCATATACTGGAAGCTTTAG